In Aegilops tauschii subsp. strangulata cultivar AL8/78 chromosome 3, Aet v6.0, whole genome shotgun sequence, one genomic interval encodes:
- the LOC109773584 gene encoding protein NUCLEAR FUSION DEFECTIVE 6, mitochondrial isoform X2, producing the protein MAAAARSMLRSSASLLRAAPARASSSAARPSLRRALGAPPRLLRSPVEASFCVESLLPLHSATAAARMTSMLAVPGRGLGWLTEAEIDGV; encoded by the exons atggccgccgccgccaggtCGATGCTCCGCTCGTCCGCTTCTCTCCTCCGCGCTGCTCCGGCGAGGGCCTCTTCCTCTGCGGCGCGGCCGTCCCTTCGCCGCGCGTTGGGCGCGCCCCCTCGCCTCCTCAG GTCGCCCGTCGAGGCGAGCTTCTGCGTGGAGTCCCTGCTGCCGCTGCACAGCGCCACCGCCGCGGCGCGGATGACGTCTATGCTCGCCGTGCCTGGCCGAGGCCTCGGGTGGCTCACGGAAG
- the LOC109773584 gene encoding uncharacterized protein isoform X1, whose amino-acid sequence MAAAARSMLRSSASLLRAAPARASSSAARPSLRRALGAPPRLLRSPVEASFCVESLLPLHSATAAARMTSMLAVPGRGLGWLTEGKDETR is encoded by the exons atggccgccgccgccaggtCGATGCTCCGCTCGTCCGCTTCTCTCCTCCGCGCTGCTCCGGCGAGGGCCTCTTCCTCTGCGGCGCGGCCGTCCCTTCGCCGCGCGTTGGGCGCGCCCCCTCGCCTCCTCAG GTCGCCCGTCGAGGCGAGCTTCTGCGTGGAGTCCCTGCTGCCGCTGCACAGCGCCACCGCCGCGGCGCGGATGACGTCTATGCTCGCCGTGCCTGGCCGAGGCCTCGGGTGGCTCACGGAAG
- the LOC109773575 gene encoding uncharacterized protein: MRVKVISRSTDDFTRERSQDLQKVFRNYDPALRSQEKAVEYTRALNAAKLEKIFARPFIGAMDGHIDAVSCMAKNSNYVKAMFSGSMDGDIRLWDIAARKTVCQFPGHQGAVRGLATSTDGDLLVSCGVDCTVRLWKDPMRKMMDSNDAIGDASQPSAVYTWKHAFWGVDHQWDRNVFATVGAQVDIWDHNRSEPINTFEWGKDTVLSVRFNPGEPDVLLTSSSDRSLTLFDLRMSSPARKLIMKTRCNSLCWNPREPMNFTAANEDTNCYSFDARKLNEAKVVHKGHVSAVMDVDYNPTGREFVTGSYDRTVRIFNYNGDHSREIYHTKRMQRVFCVKYTYDGTYLVSGSDDTNLRLWKSKASEQLGVILPRERKKQEYLDAVKARYNHLPEIRRIDKHRHLPKPIYKAGKIRRAMIDAESRKEERRRAHSAPGSRTMQPFRKRRLITEVE, from the exons ATGAGGGTGAAGGTGATATCGCGCTCGACCGACGACTTCACGCGCGAGCGCAGCCAGGACCTGCAG AAAGTATTCCGCAATTATGATCCAGCACTCCGTAGTCAAGAGAAAGCTGTTGAGTACACTCGAGCACTTAATGCTGCAAAGTTAGAGAAG ATATTTGCCAGGCCGTTTATTGGAGCAATGGATGGTCACATTGATGCTGTTTCGTGCATGGCGAAGAACTCCAATTATGTGAAAGCTATGTTTTCTGGCTCGATGGATGGGG ATATTCGACTATGGGACATTGCTGCAAG GAAGACAGTCTGCCAGTTCCCTGGACACCAGGGTGCTGTGAGAGGTTTGGCAACATCTACCGATGGCGATCTTCTGGTATCCTGTGGTGTTGATTGCAC TGTTCGACTCTGGAAAGATCCTATGCGTAAGATGATGGACTCTAATGATGCTATTGGAGATGCTTCCCAG CCGTCAGCAGTCTATACATGGAAGCATGCATTTTG GGGTGTTGACCACCAGTGGGATCGTAATGTTTTCGCAACTGTAGGTGCTCAGGTAGATATATGGGACCATAACAG GTCGGAGCCAATAAATACCTTTGAATGGGGTAAAGATACAGTTCTTTCTGTGCGGTTTAATCCTGGAGAACCTGATGTTTTACTTACATCATCTAG TGATCGGAGTTTAACACTTTTTGACCTGCGCATGTCATCCCCAGCTAGAAAGTTAATCATGAAG ACAAGGTGCAATTCATTATGCTGGAACCCTAGGGAGCCCATGAACTTCACTGCT GCAAACGAAGATACAAACTGTTATTCTTTTGATGCTAGAAAGCTGAATGAAGCCAAGGTTGTTCACAAGGGTCATGTTTCAGCAGT GATGGATGTTGATTACAACCCAACAGGACGGGAATTTGTTACTGGTTCCTACGATAGAACG GTACGAATCTTCAATTATAATGGTGATCATAGCAGGGAGATATACCATACTAAGAGGATGCAAAG GGTGTTTTGTGTGAAATACACATATGATGGGACCTATCTAGTTTCTGGCAGTGATGATACAAATCTTCGACTGTGGAAGTCCAAAGCTTCAGAACAATTGGGAGTT ATTCTTCCAAGGGAACGCAAAAAGCAAGAATATCTAGATGCTGTCAAGGCACGGTATAATCACCTTCCCGAAATCAGGCGGATTGACAA ACATAGGCACTTGCCTAAGCCAATCTACAAGGCAGGCAAGATAAGGCGCGCCATGATTGATGCAGAAAGccggaaagaagaaagaaggcgAGCGCACAGTGCTCCAGGGAGCAGGACTATGCAGCCCTTCAGGAAGAGAAGGCTCATCACAGAAGTTGAGTAG
- the LOC109773590 gene encoding probable transcription factor GLK2, which yields MLEVVTLQSPNPAVFNLGDHHHVDVGFPEATVEEDDFLLDYIDFSTCDMPFFHVDDGDDILPDLEVDPTELLAEFADEPATTTVLSPAAEPAPDGCETHHGDEAKTAVETELPAEMCMELPEGKGETKGLLSSEEKDVKQHNDNKNNNNVGDEVCSAVTTDDYSAAVGCENSKSSASAEGHSKMTSKPASAAAATKSSHGRRKVKVDWTPELHRRFVQAVEQLGLDKAVPSRILELMGNEYRLTRHNIASHLQKYRSHRKHLMAREAEAASWTQKRQMYAAAGGPRKDAAAGGGPWVVPTVGFPPPGTMPPHAGMAHHPGQPPPFCRPLHVWGHPTGVDATLPLSPPSMLPVWPRHLAPPPAWAHQPPVDPVYWHQQYNAARKWGPQAVTQCVPPPMPPAAVMQRFAAPPMPGMVPHPMYRPIPPPPSPVPQSNKVAGLQLQLDAHPSKESIDAAIGDVLVKPWLPLPLGLKPPSLDSVMSELHKQGIPKVPPAATTNCDGAA from the exons ATGCTTGAGGTGGTCACGCTGCAAAGCCCTAATCCGGCCGTCTTCAACCTCGGCGACCACCACCATGTCGATGTCGGGTTCCCGGAGGCCACCGTGGAGGAGGACGACTTCCTGCTGGACTACATCGACTTCAGCACGTGCGACATGCCCTTCTTCCACGTCGATGACGGCGACGACATCCTCCCCGACCTCGAGGTCGACCCGACCGAGCTCCTCGCCGAGTTCGCCGACGAgccggcgacgacgacggtgCTGAGCCCGGCGGCAGAGCCGGCGCCAGACGGCTGCGAAACCCACCATGGCGACGAGGCGAAGACGGCCGTGGAAACGGAACTACCGGCAGAGATGTGCATGGAACTACCAGAAGGCAAGGGCGAGACGAAGGGGTTGTTGTCGTCGGAAGAGAAAGATGTGAAGCAGcacaacgacaacaagaacaataACAACGTGGGCGATGAGGTTTGCAGCGCGGTGACGACGGACGATTATTCCGCTGCGGTCGGGTGTGAGAACAGCAAGTCGTCGGCGTCGGCAGAGGGGCACAGCAAGATGACGTCGAAGCCCGCGTCGGCAGCCGCGGCGACCAAGAGCTCCCACGGCAGGCGGAAGGTGAAG GTGGACTGGACGCCGGAGTTGCACCGGCGGTTCGTGCAGGCGGTGGAGCAGCTGGGGCTGGACAAGGCGGTGCCGTCGCGGATCCTGGAGCTCATGGGCAACGAGTACCGCCTCACGCGCCACAACATCGCCAGCCATCTCCAG AAGTACCGGTCACACAGGAAGCACCTGATGGCgagggaggcggaggcggcgagCTGGACGCAGAAGCGGCAGATGTACGCGGCGGCCGGCGGGCCGAGGAAGgacgcggcggcgggaggcggcccGTGGGTCGTGCCGACGGTCGGGTTCCCGCCCCCGGGGACGATGCCGCCGCACGCGGGGATGGCGCACCACCCCGGCCAGCCGCCGCCGTTCTGCCGGCCGCTGCACGTGTGGGGCCATCCCACCGGCGTCGACGCGACGCTGCCGCTGTCACCGCCGTCCATGTTGCCCGTGTGGCCGCGGCACctggcgccgccgccggcgtgGGCGCACCAGCCGCCGGTGGACCCCGTCTACTGGCACCAGCAGTACAAC GCTGCGAGGAAATGGGGCCCGCAGGCAGTGACACAGTGCGTTCCGCCGCCGATGCCTCCTGCGGCCGTG ATGCAGAGGTTTGCTGCGCCGCCGATGCCGGGGATGGTGCCGCATCCTATGTACAGAccgatcccgccgccgccgtcgccggtgCCGCAGAGCAATAAAGTCGCCGGCCTGCAGCTTCAGCTCGACGCCCACCCG TCCAAGGAGAGCATCGACGCAGCCATCGGAGACGTTTTAGTGAAGCCATGGCTGCCGCTTCCCCTGGGGCTCAAGCCCCCGTCGCTGGACAGCGTCATGTCGGAGCTGCACAAGCAAGGCATACCCAAGGTCCCGCCGGCGGCCACAACGAACTGCGACGGCGCCGCCTGA